The Nocardia higoensis genome has a segment encoding these proteins:
- a CDS encoding PhzF family phenazine biosynthesis protein — MHDYVVVDSFARRPLDGNPVAVIFDSEDLTTDLMQRIANEMHLSETTFVLPSECGGDAHIRIFTPVNELPFAGHPMLGTAVALAEKLGQDKLQLETAIGVIPFRLGTDDGATEVWMEQPLPRWELYEHGPELLEALGVQTSIAPVEAYRNGPRHVFVGLPDIPSLSAVCPDHRALTRFPDMAVNCFAGAGARWRIRMFSPAYGVVEDAATGSAAGPLAIHLARHGLAGWEQDIEIEQGIELGRPSLMRAIAWGGGEQVSAVNVSGHGVIIARGTLCI, encoded by the coding sequence ATGCACGACTACGTGGTCGTCGACTCGTTCGCCCGTCGGCCGCTCGACGGCAATCCAGTCGCCGTGATCTTCGACAGCGAGGACCTCACCACCGACCTGATGCAACGCATCGCCAACGAGATGCACTTGTCCGAAACCACTTTCGTCCTGCCGTCGGAGTGCGGCGGCGACGCGCACATCCGCATCTTCACTCCGGTCAACGAGCTGCCGTTCGCCGGGCACCCGATGCTCGGCACCGCTGTGGCGCTCGCCGAGAAGCTCGGCCAGGACAAGCTGCAACTGGAGACCGCGATCGGTGTCATTCCGTTCCGGCTCGGTACCGACGACGGCGCCACCGAAGTCTGGATGGAGCAGCCACTGCCCCGATGGGAACTCTACGAGCACGGCCCCGAACTGCTGGAGGCGCTCGGCGTGCAGACCTCGATCGCGCCGGTGGAGGCATATCGGAACGGCCCGCGGCACGTGTTCGTCGGGTTGCCCGACATTCCCTCGCTGTCCGCCGTGTGCCCCGACCATCGGGCACTGACCCGCTTTCCGGACATGGCCGTCAACTGTTTCGCCGGTGCCGGCGCGCGATGGCGTATCCGGATGTTCTCGCCTGCCTACGGGGTGGTGGAGGACGCGGCGACAGGTTCGGCCGCCGGTCCGCTGGCGATCCACCTGGCCAGGCACGGTCTGGCGGGATGGGAGCAGGACATCGAGATCGAACAGGGCATCGAACTGGGGCGCCCCTCGCTGATGCGGGCCATCGCCTGGGGCGGTGGCGAGCAGGTCTCGGCCGTCAACGTCAGCGGCCACGGCGTCATCATCGCCCGCGGAACCCTCTGCATCTAG
- a CDS encoding GMC family oxidoreductase, with protein MSHSVEPADVLIVGGGSAGAVLAARLSENPARRVVLLEAGPDYGPTRFPAALLDANRIADLDHDWGYTSRGGRLSPEIATLRGKVIGGSSAVNVGAALRARARDFARWAEQGLDDWSFTDVLPYFRALENTPTGHDEFHGRSGPMPVRQLTDAELTPAHKGFIEAAVARGHKRIDDFNGAEQGGVGAFAVNVLDGIRQNTALVYLTAEVRARPNLTVHGAVAVDRVLFRGTSATGVVTADGAVHNADEVILSAGTYGSAAILLRSGIGPVGDLTSLGIEPRADLPVGQHLQDHPFFHTIYALAPGRAEMTPALGALLWTASSEASDGELDLNIVAVHPNGAPFMPAGGIVGLSTALVLPDAHGTLRLADRDPLSQPLIDHNYLGTDRDRRRMLEGVRLARDLARHPALTPSLAELLIPRELPDDPAQLMQVVESDLSIYGHPTSTVPMGAADSPQAVVDSRGAVHGLAALRVVDASIIPYVPSSVTNLTTIMLAERIADLVYNR; from the coding sequence ATGTCCCACTCTGTCGAACCGGCCGACGTCCTGATCGTCGGTGGCGGGTCGGCCGGCGCGGTACTCGCCGCGCGCCTGAGCGAGAACCCCGCCCGGCGCGTCGTGTTGCTCGAGGCCGGGCCGGACTACGGCCCCACCCGGTTCCCCGCCGCGCTGCTCGACGCCAACCGCATCGCCGATCTCGATCACGACTGGGGATACACCTCACGGGGCGGGCGGCTGAGCCCCGAGATCGCCACGCTGCGCGGCAAAGTGATCGGCGGGAGTTCCGCCGTCAATGTCGGCGCCGCCCTCCGCGCCCGCGCCCGCGACTTCGCCCGATGGGCCGAGCAAGGGCTCGACGACTGGAGCTTCACCGACGTCCTGCCGTACTTCCGCGCACTGGAAAACACCCCCACCGGCCATGACGAGTTCCACGGGCGAAGCGGGCCGATGCCCGTGCGCCAATTGACCGACGCCGAACTGACTCCCGCGCACAAGGGCTTCATCGAGGCCGCTGTCGCCCGTGGCCACAAGCGGATCGACGACTTCAACGGCGCCGAGCAGGGCGGCGTCGGGGCCTTCGCCGTCAATGTCCTCGACGGGATCCGGCAGAACACAGCCTTGGTCTACCTCACCGCTGAGGTGCGCGCTCGCCCGAATCTCACTGTGCACGGTGCCGTTGCCGTCGACCGGGTCCTGTTCCGCGGTACGAGTGCGACCGGAGTGGTCACCGCCGACGGGGCGGTGCACAACGCCGACGAGGTGATCCTTTCTGCCGGGACCTACGGAAGCGCCGCGATCCTGCTGCGCTCCGGCATCGGCCCCGTCGGCGACCTGACATCGCTCGGCATCGAGCCTCGCGCCGACCTACCGGTCGGACAACACCTGCAAGACCACCCCTTCTTCCACACGATCTACGCACTCGCTCCGGGGCGAGCGGAGATGACCCCGGCCCTCGGCGCGCTGCTGTGGACCGCCTCCAGCGAGGCCTCGGACGGCGAACTCGACCTGAACATCGTCGCCGTGCATCCCAACGGGGCTCCGTTCATGCCCGCCGGCGGCATCGTCGGCCTGTCCACGGCTCTAGTCCTTCCCGACGCGCACGGCACGCTTCGCCTCGCCGACCGCGATCCGCTGTCCCAGCCCCTGATCGACCACAACTACCTCGGCACCGACCGCGACCGTCGGCGCATGCTCGAAGGCGTCCGACTCGCCCGCGATCTGGCCCGTCACCCGGCCCTCACGCCATCACTCGCCGAGCTGCTGATCCCGCGCGAACTGCCCGACGACCCCGCGCAACTGATGCAGGTGGTCGAATCCGACCTCTCCATCTACGGTCACCCCACGTCTACCGTCCCTATGGGTGCCGCCGACTCGCCTCAGGCCGTCGTCGACTCCCGCGGAGCCGTGCACGGATTGGCGGCCCTGCGTGTCGTGGACGCCTCGATCATCCCGTACGTGCCCTCCAGCGTCACCAACCTCACCACGATCATGCTCGCCGAACGCATCGCCGACCTCGTCTACAACCGCTGA
- a CDS encoding NAD(P)H-dependent oxidoreductase: protein MTTNRTLVIVAHPNLSESRANAARLAEIQDLGNVTVHDLYQTYPDLDIDVAREQQLLREHDTVILQFPLYWYNVTPALKAWFDAVLIHGFAFTFDGSASALRGKKAWLAVSVGSTSDTYSAEGLARRTLDEYLAPVSQTLEFCQFDYQGVHAVYGLIFDPSDEDLVLDAKEYCRLIATSGTPVG, encoded by the coding sequence GTGACCACCAATCGCACACTCGTCATCGTCGCCCACCCGAACCTCAGCGAGTCCCGCGCCAACGCCGCCCGGCTCGCCGAGATTCAGGACTTGGGCAACGTCACCGTCCACGACCTCTATCAGACCTACCCCGATCTCGACATCGATGTCGCGCGCGAGCAGCAGTTGCTGCGTGAGCACGACACCGTGATTCTGCAGTTCCCGCTGTACTGGTACAACGTGACCCCGGCACTCAAGGCATGGTTCGACGCGGTGCTGATTCACGGTTTCGCCTTCACCTTCGACGGTTCCGCCTCCGCGCTGCGCGGCAAGAAGGCTTGGCTGGCCGTCTCGGTCGGCAGTACCTCCGATACCTACAGCGCAGAAGGCCTCGCCCGCCGGACCCTCGACGAGTACCTCGCTCCGGTCAGTCAGACACTGGAGTTCTGCCAATTCGACTATCAAGGTGTTCACGCTGTCTACGGCCTGATCTTCGACCCGTCGGACGAGGACCTCGTCCTGGATGCCAAGGAGTACTGCAGGCTCATCGCGACCAGCGGGACGCCGGTCGGCTGA
- a CDS encoding aldehyde dehydrogenase family protein: MVDAVPIDIPALGPSGEFRAANRLTVTDVSGAVLAEVSLVPPVFVRRSMAALHRAETLPATERAALLAEAAELFDRATIGGLSPADYQHAVSRAGGVPISSVREANGSVARRVANAFDSAHRARPRGSAADWQHPSTRAGRAVWVRRGSVFAVHAAGNHPGTHAIWPEALALGYRVAVRPSSRDPFTPYRLITALRTAGFPADHVVMLPTDHAGAEGVLRGADLGMVYGGADVVAKYRGTQVSPQGPGRSKILITADTDWRRHLDVIVESVADHGGTGCVSASAVLVEGDPAPLAEAIAERLAAIPSLPPEHPQASLPVQQRQAARAIESYLLKTAAGARAWLGGAGVVDELGDGSAVLRPAVYEVDDPAAPQIRVELPFPCVWVAPWTRAAGIAPLRDTLVLTVLTEDDELLGRLVDEPTIRNVYLGDRHTHWMASGVPHDGFLGDFLMWNKGIVTSTT; encoded by the coding sequence ATGGTCGACGCTGTCCCGATCGACATTCCAGCGCTGGGACCATCCGGTGAGTTCCGGGCGGCGAACCGGCTGACGGTCACCGATGTCAGCGGGGCCGTCCTCGCCGAGGTGAGCCTGGTCCCGCCGGTGTTCGTCCGTCGATCGATGGCCGCACTGCACAGGGCCGAGACGTTGCCTGCAACAGAGCGGGCCGCTCTGCTGGCAGAGGCGGCTGAACTGTTCGACCGTGCCACCATCGGCGGCCTGTCCCCCGCGGACTACCAGCATGCGGTCAGCCGGGCCGGCGGTGTGCCGATCTCGTCGGTGCGGGAGGCGAACGGCTCAGTGGCGCGACGGGTGGCCAACGCCTTCGACAGCGCTCATCGAGCCCGTCCCAGAGGATCGGCGGCGGACTGGCAGCATCCCTCCACCCGGGCCGGCCGAGCTGTCTGGGTCCGGCGGGGGTCGGTGTTCGCGGTCCACGCGGCCGGCAATCATCCGGGCACCCACGCCATCTGGCCGGAGGCACTCGCGTTGGGTTACCGGGTCGCGGTTCGCCCGTCGAGCCGGGATCCGTTCACCCCGTATCGACTGATCACCGCGCTGCGCACCGCCGGATTCCCGGCCGACCACGTGGTGATGCTGCCCACCGATCACGCCGGTGCCGAGGGGGTGTTGCGCGGTGCGGACCTGGGGATGGTCTACGGCGGCGCCGACGTCGTGGCGAAGTACCGTGGCACCCAGGTGTCGCCGCAGGGACCGGGGCGGTCGAAGATCCTCATCACCGCTGACACCGACTGGCGTCGGCACCTGGACGTCATCGTCGAGTCGGTGGCCGACCACGGAGGCACCGGCTGCGTGAGCGCCAGCGCTGTGCTCGTCGAGGGCGACCCCGCTCCACTCGCCGAGGCGATAGCCGAACGACTGGCCGCGATACCCAGCCTGCCTCCGGAGCATCCCCAGGCGAGCCTTCCGGTGCAGCAACGGCAAGCAGCCCGTGCGATCGAGAGCTACCTGCTGAAGACCGCGGCAGGCGCGCGGGCCTGGCTCGGCGGTGCAGGCGTCGTCGACGAACTCGGTGACGGCAGCGCGGTCCTGCGTCCGGCCGTGTACGAAGTGGACGACCCCGCCGCCCCGCAGATCCGCGTCGAGCTGCCGTTCCCTTGCGTATGGGTCGCTCCGTGGACACGCGCCGCCGGCATCGCCCCATTACGCGACACGCTGGTGCTCACCGTGCTCACCGAGGACGACGAACTGCTGGGCCGGCTGGTGGACGAACCGACGATCCGCAATGTCTACCTCGGCGACCGGCACACCCACTGGATGGCATCCGGAGTTCCCCACGACGGGTTTCTCGGCGACTTCCTCATGTGGAACAAAGGCATCGTCACGTCGACGACGTAG
- a CDS encoding Lrp/AsnC family transcriptional regulator: MVSTIDVLDHCILHALRIDGRAPFSRIAEVLDVSTQTVARRYRRLSSEMALRVVGVVNPQRSSGEKWILRLTASPNTAERVAQSLARRDDTTWVRRMSGGNEICFVTVTNSAAHHKLLFHEIPRATSITEVSAHRLMHAYLGGPTAWQGHTTALTSEQQEQLRRACDSAEGADDHEPLTSLTQTDWQLLATLQRDGRISYTDLAAKTGLSTSTVTRRLAALQAGGILTFDVEIGAEVYGITTQALLWMSVTPAHLDQVARTLIQHKELAFLASTTGPTNLVALVLCRTPTELHDYLAQGLSALDSIRMLETSPVQKTLKTCSPFLRNSIGSA; this comes from the coding sequence GTGGTCTCCACAATCGATGTATTGGACCACTGCATTCTTCATGCCCTGCGTATAGACGGTCGGGCGCCGTTCAGCCGGATCGCCGAAGTTCTGGACGTCTCCACGCAAACCGTCGCCCGTCGTTACCGGCGGCTGAGCAGTGAGATGGCGCTTCGCGTTGTCGGGGTGGTGAACCCGCAGCGATCGTCGGGTGAGAAATGGATTCTGAGACTCACGGCCAGCCCGAACACCGCTGAGCGTGTCGCGCAGAGCCTGGCTCGGCGCGACGACACCACATGGGTGCGGCGCATGTCCGGGGGAAACGAGATCTGCTTCGTCACGGTGACGAACTCCGCGGCGCACCATAAGCTGCTGTTCCACGAGATCCCTCGCGCAACCAGCATCACCGAGGTGTCGGCGCACCGCCTGATGCACGCCTATCTGGGCGGTCCCACCGCATGGCAGGGGCACACGACCGCCCTCACCAGCGAGCAGCAGGAGCAGCTCCGCCGAGCATGCGACTCGGCAGAGGGCGCTGACGATCACGAGCCCCTCACATCCCTGACCCAGACGGACTGGCAACTGCTGGCCACGTTGCAGCGTGACGGCCGCATCAGTTACACGGACCTCGCCGCCAAGACCGGCCTGTCGACCTCGACCGTTACGCGCCGACTCGCTGCTCTGCAGGCGGGCGGCATCCTCACCTTCGACGTCGAGATCGGTGCGGAGGTGTACGGCATCACAACGCAAGCCCTGCTGTGGATGTCGGTCACCCCCGCGCACCTGGACCAGGTAGCGAGAACCCTGATCCAACACAAGGAACTGGCCTTCCTGGCCTCTACCACCGGCCCCACCAACCTGGTGGCCCTCGTCCTGTGCAGGACTCCCACCGAACTGCACGACTACCTGGCCCAGGGTCTCAGCGCGCTGGACTCCATCCGTATGCTCGAGACAAGTCCTGTCCAGAAGACCCTGAAAACCTGTAGTCCGTTCCTGCGCAACAGCATCGGATCGGCGTAG
- the phzG gene encoding phenazine biosynthesis FMN-dependent oxidase PhzG produces the protein MVTGRHDVKPEGTRSTSSRFESLGGAVDLDFPEYDRPPAQPLDLVRSWLEDAVERGVREPRALALATADARGIASNRIVVIISITDRGLVFASHSGSQKGREIAATGWASGLLYWRETGQQLILSGPVTPLPEDESDALWSARPIPLHAMSSVSHQSAPLTDVAALRAQALELELLDRALPRPDSYVGYCLRPAVVEFWSAASDRLHRRLRYDLGPDGWQTNRLQP, from the coding sequence ATGGTCACGGGTCGACACGACGTGAAGCCAGAAGGCACAAGATCGACATCGAGCCGGTTCGAATCACTCGGGGGGGCCGTCGATCTCGACTTCCCGGAGTACGACCGGCCGCCCGCGCAGCCGCTGGACCTGGTGCGCAGCTGGCTGGAAGACGCCGTCGAGCGCGGTGTCCGCGAGCCGAGAGCGTTGGCACTGGCCACCGCGGATGCCCGTGGTATCGCCTCCAACCGCATCGTGGTGATCATCTCGATCACCGATCGAGGACTGGTCTTCGCAAGCCACAGCGGAAGCCAGAAAGGCCGTGAGATAGCCGCGACAGGCTGGGCGTCGGGGCTGCTCTACTGGCGGGAGACCGGTCAGCAACTCATCCTGTCCGGCCCGGTGACGCCGCTGCCGGAAGACGAGTCCGACGCGCTGTGGTCGGCACGACCGATCCCGCTGCACGCCATGTCGAGCGTCAGTCATCAGAGCGCGCCCCTGACAGACGTTGCGGCGCTTCGGGCCCAGGCCCTCGAACTCGAGCTGCTCGACCGGGCGCTCCCGCGGCCGGATTCCTATGTCGGCTATTGCCTGAGGCCGGCCGTGGTCGAGTTCTGGTCCGCTGCCTCCGACCGCCTGCACCGTCGCCTGCGGTACGACCTCGGGCCGGACGGCTGGCAGACGAATCGGCTGCAGCCCTGA
- a CDS encoding phenazine antibiotic biosynthesis protein: MTTATEKILDLPFDVTPDPDEFIRAAMEWHFNPETGCAFWLERAKTLAFDPRADVRTHTDLRLFPNVAAELREVRAEDLIPKGYGKRPDVVGFYESGGTTGTPKRVVLMRDWLERMVSWSNAHLDRHGVPRGVNWLGIIPTGPHVVATLFHRHARTHGTHGFTIDLDPRWVKKLIAGRRFADAEAYAGHVVDQAVDVLRTQDVGLLTITPPLLDRIASDDALVDLVNSQVKAIRWGGTQMDPDSRNLFKNEIFPDIAMCGEYGSTMMIGVAGERAGLESGSPCVFDPFSPYVTFTVVDAKTGEHVPEGQRGQVVVNHVSKSFLLPNNLERDLATRMPAVEGTVGHAVADIAPVATFEDEAVIEGVY, encoded by the coding sequence ATGACCACTGCGACCGAGAAGATCCTGGATCTCCCCTTCGATGTCACGCCGGACCCGGACGAGTTCATCCGGGCGGCGATGGAATGGCACTTCAACCCCGAGACCGGCTGTGCGTTCTGGCTGGAGCGAGCGAAGACGCTCGCATTCGACCCACGAGCGGACGTGCGGACCCACACGGACTTGCGGCTGTTCCCGAACGTCGCCGCCGAACTGCGCGAAGTCCGGGCCGAGGACCTGATTCCGAAGGGTTACGGGAAGCGTCCCGACGTGGTCGGGTTCTACGAGAGTGGTGGCACCACGGGCACCCCGAAGCGGGTCGTGCTGATGCGGGATTGGTTGGAGCGGATGGTGTCCTGGAGCAACGCGCATCTGGACCGGCACGGTGTCCCACGCGGCGTCAACTGGCTGGGCATCATCCCCACCGGCCCGCATGTTGTCGCCACGCTGTTCCATCGGCATGCCCGCACGCACGGAACGCACGGCTTCACGATCGACCTGGACCCGCGCTGGGTCAAAAAGCTCATCGCCGGCCGGCGGTTCGCCGACGCCGAGGCCTACGCCGGGCATGTCGTCGACCAGGCGGTCGACGTGCTGCGCACCCAGGATGTCGGCCTGCTCACGATCACCCCGCCGCTGCTCGATCGCATCGCCTCCGACGACGCGCTGGTCGACCTGGTGAACTCTCAGGTGAAGGCGATCCGCTGGGGTGGAACACAGATGGACCCGGACTCGCGCAACCTGTTCAAGAACGAGATCTTCCCTGACATCGCGATGTGCGGCGAGTACGGCAGCACGATGATGATCGGCGTCGCGGGTGAACGCGCGGGCCTGGAGAGCGGCTCGCCCTGCGTCTTCGACCCCTTCTCCCCGTACGTCACGTTCACGGTCGTCGACGCGAAGACGGGCGAGCACGTGCCGGAAGGACAGCGCGGCCAGGTTGTCGTCAACCACGTCAGCAAGTCGTTCCTGCTGCCCAACAACCTCGAACGGGACCTGGCCACTCGGATGCCTGCCGTCGAGGGCACTGTCGGCCACGCGGTGGCCGACATCGCGCCGGTCGCCACCTTCGAAGACGAGGCCGTCATCGAGGGCGTGTACTGA